A region of the Leeuwenhoekiella sp. MAR_2009_132 genome:
TGGGTTTGCGTGCAGGTGAAGTTGCCGGTGTATCTGTAGATACGGGTTTTCCTGATTACGAGGCTGTAGATACGGTGACCTTATACCTTAATGCTATAAATCAAAATCCGTATTATGAGTACCTCATAGGTTTAAACCCCAGGCGTATCATTTTTAACCCCGGTACCGAAAACCCGGAATTTTACAGGCTTTTAGAAGAGGCAAATATTGAGATCGACAATGCGTGTACCTTAGTTCTTTTGAGTACGAATACTTACTAAACCTAAAAAGGTTAATAGGCCGTTGAGAATGAGAATAAAGAAGCCAAATTCAAAATCAAGATACTTCAGCGTTAGTTCGCTTATTGTATAAGCCAGAATAGGAGCGGCGACACAAACTAAGGGTACAATTTTGTCTTTTACATTCCATTTTGTAAATAAACCGAACGCATACAAGCCTAATAAAGGACCATAGGTATACCCCGCAAAAACAAAAAGTTTAGCAATCACGCTCTCATCTGCAATAATATATTTAAAACCTATAATCACCAGAATTATTAATAGGGAAGCAGCAATATGTATTCTTTTACGAATGACGATTTGCTTTGCGGCTGTGTATTTTTTTTCAATCTCTAGAATATCTATACTAAAGGAAGTCGTAAGTGCTGTAAGGGCACTGTCTGCACTAGAATAAGCAGCAGCGATAAGTCCTAAAATAAAACAAATCGCGATACCAAAACCTAATCCAGACTGGGTTGCAATAAACGGAAATAAATCATCTTTAGAAGCTTCAATCCCGTTATTGCGGGCGTAAACGGTAAGTAAAACACCTAAAGCCAAAAAGATGAGATTTACAATAGTAAGTACAATGGTAAACCAAAACATATTTTTCTGAGCATCTTTTAGGGTTCTGCAGGTGAGGTTTTTTTGCATCATATCCTGATCAAGACCGGTCATTACAATAGCGATAAACGCACCACTTATAAATTGTTTAAAGAAAAAGTCTTTACTCTTCCAATCCTCAAAAAAGAACATTTGAGACATATCACTTTCTGCAATAAAATTGAAAAAAGATCCCGGAGTCAACCCTAAATCTGATGATAAGAAATATATGGCAACACCCAATGCGGTTAGCATAAATAGGGTCTGCAGCGTATCTGTCCACACAATAGTTTTTATCCCACTTTTAAAGGTGTACAGCCAGATTAGTAAAATAGTGATGGTAACGGTCACCCAAAAAGGTACGTTCATACTGTCAAAAACCAGCAGTTGTAACACATTTGCTACCAGATATAATCTAAAACTGGCGCCTACAACGCGGCTTAACAGAAAGAAAGAAGCACCTGTTTTATAGGAGTTGATACCAAATCGACCCCCTAAATAGGCATAAATGGAGGTTAGGTTGAGTTTATAATAAAGCGGCAGCAATACTAGACCTATCACAGCATAACCTAAGGTGTAGCCTAAAACTACCTGAAAGTAGCTAAACTGTGAGGCTTCTACCCAGCCCGGAACAGATATAAACGTAACGCCAGACAGGGAGGCGCCTATCATCCCAAAGGCGACTAAATACCATGGCGATTGCTTACTGGCTTTAAAAAAATCATCGTTAGAACCTCCTTTTCCTGTAAAATAGGAAACCAGCATTAGCGTAATAAAATAGCCGGCAATGAGTAGGAGTATGGTGGTGGGTTGCATAAATTAGATGTAAAAATTGGAGCTGTAAAATTGCAAAACGAATATAAGGTATAAAACTTCAATTGGCATAATCTGAAAAATTTACAAAGTAAACTTACCTTTGCGCAAAATCAGGACGTTCCTGAGCCTGAATTTTTGGTATTAATACAAATTCAGGAATTTAAATTCGCTGCTTTGAATGCGAATTTTTTGAAAAATAATACATTGAATTTATGGAACTTCCCAAGTTTATATTAGGTGATAACACAGATTATCCCGAATCAATATTTGTCATTCATACCGACTTCCCTCGTTTTGTTATAGACTTAAAAACAGACGATGTAGAATGGTTTGAAGATTTTGATGAGAATGATGAAGATGAACTTTCTACAGAAGCCGAAGGCTTAATTCTTAAAGCAACCGAGTTTTACGACAGAGAGGTAGCGCGTTACGAAGAAGATTAAATGAACGAATTACAGCAACTGGATCACGAGGTTTATCTTTTTCTCAACAACCTGGGAACAGAGACGTGGGATCCTTTCTGGCTTTTTATTACCAATAAATGGTGCAGCATACCGCTCTACGTTTTTTTACTGATTTTAATTTATAAGAAATTTGGTGTTAAAGGGACGCTGTATACCCTGGTTACCGTAGCACTTTTGATAACCGCTACAGATCAGCTGGCAAATGTTTTTAAACACGGTTTTGAGCGTTTGCGACCTTGCCGACAGGAAGGAGTAATGGAGCAGGCGCGTTTTATCGCAGTTAGATGTGGGAGTTTTGGGTATTTTTCTGCACACGCAGCAAGCTCAATGGGTCTGGCCGTATTTGTAGGACTTTTATTAAAAGCACGTTACAAATGGATATTTCCCGTGTTGTTTGTTTGGGCCGTATTTATAGGGTATAGTCGTATATATGTAGGTGTTCATTATCCCGGTGATGTTTTAACCGGTATGTTAATAGGTGGCTTGATAGGTTTAGTTATGTTCTATCTGCACCGTTTTGGCTTTGCCAGAATTTTTAAAGATAATTAGTATGAAAGCATTAGTAACCGGTGCAGCCGGTTTTATAGGTTCACATTGTGCAGAGCGTTTAAAAGCGATGGATTTTGACGTGGTAGGAATAGATAATTTCTCGCCTTATTACAGTCCCGATCTTAAAAATAGAAATGCAAAAACTCTTAAGAATGCAGGTATTCCTATTGAAATAGTTGATTTAAGAAAGCCTGAAGATTTTAAAAAATTAAAGGCAGATTTTAATTATATCTTTCATTTTGCTGCTCAACCCGGTATTGCTGCGACTTCAACCTTTGAAGATTATTTGATGAACAATCTGGTGGCGACAAAAAATCTAATGGATTTTGCTCTTACCTGCAAAGACTTAAAACTTTTTACTAATATTTCTACGTCTTCAATTTATGGTCTAAGAGCAACCTTAACCGAAGATGCAGCGCCAGAACCGGCCTCGCTTTACGGTGTTACAAAACTAGCGGCAGAACAACTGGTATTGTCAAAGGCCAGAGAAAATCAAATTAAGTCTTGTTCTTTACGATTGTTTTCAGTTTATGGGCCTCGCGAGCGTCCTGAGAAATTGTACACAAAACTAATAGGTTGTGGTTTCTTTCATCAGGAATTTCCACTTTTTGAAGGTAGCGAGACTCACGTACGCAGTTTTACTTTTGTAGATGATATTATTGACGGCGTGGTAAGCGTTATAGGTAAAGAAGCGGTCGTAGATGGCGAAGTGATTAATCTGGGAACCGAGCAGGAGCACACCACTGGCGAGGGAATGGCAATCGTAGAAGAATTATTAGATACGCAGATACGTAAAGATATTGTAGGCAAACGGGGCGGAGATCAAATGTTTACTAAAGCAAATATTGATAAAGCCAGACGCTTGTTAAATTATAATCCTACTACGACTTTAAAAGATGGTTTAGCTAAGCAAATAGACTGGTATCGAAAAGAATTTGTAGAGTAAGAACTATGATGCTAACCGAAAAAGACAAAGCCTTTATCAAAATGTGGCGCGAAAAAAGAACTGCAAAATTTCAATTTTTTAGTGGAATTGTGCTGCAGATTGTTCTAATTGCCGTCACGTATAAGTTGGTTGTTAATTATTTTTCCGGCGGAATATTTGATATTGAAGTATTTCTCAAATACGGTCTTTTTGGGTTGATACTGGGAATTGTCGTGGCGTTCTTAAAATTCAGAACTAATGAAAAGCGCTATAAAAAGCTGAAGCCTGGAAGTTAAATTCGTAAAAAAGGTAAAATTAAAACCACTGACTAAACGTGTACTCGAGTTACTACGTTGAGTCAGTGGTTTTTTTATTTATTCTAGCATAGAAAAGTCTGCGATACCGCGTATTTCGGTGGATAGTTCACCTAAGGCACCTGCATTAACCTGAGCTCCCGTGTAAATACGTATAAAGTCAATACCTCTTAGATTAACAGAATTTCCGTCTGCATCAATGGCCTGATCTATATCGAGAAGGTTTCCTTTATAAGTGGCATAATCTGCATCGTAATTATCTACATAACCCCATTCTAGCGAAGCAATATTTGTAAATCCGCTGTTAGATACTACAGGAAAGACACGAGTTCCTGTGTACGATACTTCTTCAAGTTCGGTGATAAAAAGGGGATAAAAGTTCTGGGGGTGATATGAGTTTACCACAACACTTCCTGCAGTATTGGAGCTGTCTAACCACGGTACGTCTGCGTGCATTCCCGGGTTAGTATACGTTGTCGTGTAATTTTTAAGTGTTGCTGCATCGGCGTGAGCACTTCCGCGTAACTCATAAAAGGTATCGTCTGCGAGTCCGTTTCCATTAGCATCAAAAGAAACCTGTACAATACCGGGTTCAGAAAGGCCATTAAATGCGTTACCATAAACCAGAAAATCTTTAGCGTCTGTTACATTTTCTATAGTATGATCAAAACCTACTAAAATAGAGCCTCCCCAGGCACCTAGTGAAATTGTATTTGTAGTGCTACCGATTAGTTTTTGGGCATCCTCGGGAGTACCAAAAGAACTATTAATAAATTGACCTGGAGCTGGGTTATATGCCAGTACTTGAGAAATTAACGAGCTACTTTCAGAAGATTTAGGTCTGTAATATACATCATAGGGGTCATTTACTTTAACCTGATAGGTGCGCGATATCGAATCAAGATTGGTCGTGGCTTTAAACGTGAGTGCAAATGTTTTGGCCTGCTTAGGAATATATTCTAAGTTTTGTAATGTGCTTAGGACAGTATCTTCAGTAGTCCATTTAAATTGCACGTTTTCCGGAAGATTTAAAATTTCCTGATTCAGTTTAAGCGTGTCTCCTAAAAGGAGTTCAAGGTTGGTTTCATAGGTTGGTGTTGTAAATTCCATAGGGGTGAAAGCCGTGTCATCATCATTAGCACAGGATGCTAATAGCATAGTGATTCCTGCCAGAAAAAGTAGTTTGATTGTGTTTTTGTGTTGCATAATACTAGATATACTA
Encoded here:
- a CDS encoding sodium:solute symporter, with product MQPTTILLLIAGYFITLMLVSYFTGKGGSNDDFFKASKQSPWYLVAFGMIGASLSGVTFISVPGWVEASQFSYFQVVLGYTLGYAVIGLVLLPLYYKLNLTSIYAYLGGRFGINSYKTGASFFLLSRVVGASFRLYLVANVLQLLVFDSMNVPFWVTVTITILLIWLYTFKSGIKTIVWTDTLQTLFMLTALGVAIYFLSSDLGLTPGSFFNFIAESDMSQMFFFEDWKSKDFFFKQFISGAFIAIVMTGLDQDMMQKNLTCRTLKDAQKNMFWFTIVLTIVNLIFLALGVLLTVYARNNGIEASKDDLFPFIATQSGLGFGIAICFILGLIAAAYSSADSALTALTTSFSIDILEIEKKYTAAKQIVIRKRIHIAASLLIILVIIGFKYIIADESVIAKLFVFAGYTYGPLLGLYAFGLFTKWNVKDKIVPLVCVAAPILAYTISELTLKYLDFEFGFFILILNGLLTFLGLVSIRTQKN
- a CDS encoding CoA-binding protein; translation: MITKKTLVLGASLKPIRYSYMAINRLVQKKHPVVALGLRAGEVAGVSVDTGFPDYEAVDTVTLYLNAINQNPYYEYLIGLNPRRIIFNPGTENPEFYRLLEEANIEIDNACTLVLLSTNTY
- a CDS encoding NAD-dependent epimerase/dehydratase family protein; the encoded protein is MKALVTGAAGFIGSHCAERLKAMDFDVVGIDNFSPYYSPDLKNRNAKTLKNAGIPIEIVDLRKPEDFKKLKADFNYIFHFAAQPGIAATSTFEDYLMNNLVATKNLMDFALTCKDLKLFTNISTSSIYGLRATLTEDAAPEPASLYGVTKLAAEQLVLSKARENQIKSCSLRLFSVYGPRERPEKLYTKLIGCGFFHQEFPLFEGSETHVRSFTFVDDIIDGVVSVIGKEAVVDGEVINLGTEQEHTTGEGMAIVEELLDTQIRKDIVGKRGGDQMFTKANIDKARRLLNYNPTTTLKDGLAKQIDWYRKEFVE
- a CDS encoding phosphatase PAP2 family protein encodes the protein MNELQQLDHEVYLFLNNLGTETWDPFWLFITNKWCSIPLYVFLLILIYKKFGVKGTLYTLVTVALLITATDQLANVFKHGFERLRPCRQEGVMEQARFIAVRCGSFGYFSAHAASSMGLAVFVGLLLKARYKWIFPVLFVWAVFIGYSRIYVGVHYPGDVLTGMLIGGLIGLVMFYLHRFGFARIFKDN